One Gavia stellata isolate bGavSte3 chromosome 20, bGavSte3.hap2, whole genome shotgun sequence genomic region harbors:
- the CTSA gene encoding lysosomal protective protein isoform X1: MGPVLLCALLLGLSRAAPPGHEVTFLPGLAKQPSFRHFSGYLCAGPGKHLHYWFVEAQSNPQSSPLVLWLNGGPGCSSMEGFLKEHGPFLIQPDGVTLKYNDFAWNKIANVLYVESPAGVGFSYSEDKKYTTNDTEVAHNNYLALKDFLRLFPEYSKNDLFLTGESYGGVYIPTLAEWVMQDPSLNLKGIAVGNGLSSYEINDNSLVYFAYYHGLLGTELWRDLQAFCCSQGKCNFHDNSNLNCTLKMEEMIQIVEESGLNIYNLYAPCDGGVPGSMRYEGDYLITHDLGNSFVRMPMRFSWRQNLFRMPVARKKVRMDPPCTNSTAPSMYLNSPEVRKALHISPDAPEWQVCSFEVNRSYKRLYMQMNDQYLKLLGATKYRILVYNGDVDMACNFLGDEWFVDSLCQKVQVARRPWLYTEGGENQIGGFVKEFTNIAFLTVKGAGHMVPMDRPLAAFTMFSRFIKNEPY; this comes from the exons ATGGGGCCGGTGCTGCTGTGCgcgctgctgctggggctgagccgggccgcccccccgggccaCGAGGTGACCTTCCTGCCGGGGCTGGCCAAGCAGCCCTCCTTCCGGCACTTCTCGGGCTACCTCTGCGCCGGGCCGGGCAAGCACCTGCACTACTG GTTTGTGGAGGCCCAGAGCAACCCCCAGAGCAGCCCCCTGGTGCTGTGGCTGAACGGGGGCCCCGGCTGCAGCTCCATGGAAGGCTTCCTGAAGGAGCACGGCCCCTTCCTG ATCCAGCCCGACGGGGTCACGCTGAAGTACAACGACTTCGCCTGGAACAAG ATTGCCAATGTGCTCTACGTGGAGTCCCCCGCTGGCGTCGGCTTCTCCTACTCTGAGGACAAGAAGTACACCACAAACGACACCGAG GTCGCTCACAACAACTACCTGGCGCTGAAGGATTTCCTCCGTCTCTTCCCCGAGTACTCTAAGAATGATCTCTTCCTCACAGGGGAAAGCTATGGGGGGGTCTACATCCCCACGCTGGCGGAGTGGGTGATGCAGGACCCCAGCCTCAACCTGAAG GGAATCGCTGTGGGAAATGGCCTCTCCTCCTATGAGATCAATGACAACTCCCTGGTTTACTTTGCCTATTACCACGGCCTGCTGGGGACCGA GCTGTGGAGAGACTTGCAGGCCTTCTGCTGCTCCCAAGGGAAGTGCAACTTCCACGACAACTCCAACCTGAACTGCACGCTCAAG ATGGAGGAGATGATTCAGATCGTAGAGGAGTCCGGCCTCAACATCTACAACCTCTACGCCCCGTGTGATGGCGGTGTCCCTGGGAGCATGAG GTACGAGGGTGACTATCTCATCACACATGACCTGGGCAACTCCTTTGTCCGGATGCCGATGAGGTTCTCCTGGCGACAG AACCTGTTCCGGATGCCAGTAGCCCGGAAGAAGGTGCGGATGGACCCTCCCTGCACGAACTCCACGGCCCCCAGCATGTATCTGAACTCCCCGGAGGTGAGGAAGGCTCTCCACATCTCCCCTGACGCCCCGGAGTGGCAGGTGTGCAG CTTTGAGGTGAACCGCAGCTACAAGCGCCTGTACATGCAGATGAACGACCAGTACCTGAAGCTGCTTGGAGCCACG AAATACCGGATCCTGGTGTACAACGGGGACGTCGACATGGCCTGCAACTTCCTTGGGGACGAGTGGTTTGTGGACTCCCTGTGCCAGAAG GTGCAGGTGGCTCGCCGGCCCTGGCTCTACACTGAAGGAGGTGAGAACCAGATCGGGGGCTTCGTGAAGGAATTTACCAACATCGCCTTCCTCACCGTCAAG GGAGCCGGCCACATGGTGCCCATGGACCGGCCGCTCGCTGCCTTCACCATGTTCAGCCGCTTCATTAAGAACGAGCCTTACTAG
- the CTSA gene encoding lysosomal protective protein isoform X2 has protein sequence MGPVLLCALLLGLSRAAPPGHEVTFLPGLAKQPSFRHFSGYLCAGPGKHLHYWFVEAQSNPQSSPLVLWLNGGPGCSSMEGFLKEHGPFLIANVLYVESPAGVGFSYSEDKKYTTNDTEVAHNNYLALKDFLRLFPEYSKNDLFLTGESYGGVYIPTLAEWVMQDPSLNLKGIAVGNGLSSYEINDNSLVYFAYYHGLLGTELWRDLQAFCCSQGKCNFHDNSNLNCTLKMEEMIQIVEESGLNIYNLYAPCDGGVPGSMRYEGDYLITHDLGNSFVRMPMRFSWRQNLFRMPVARKKVRMDPPCTNSTAPSMYLNSPEVRKALHISPDAPEWQVCSFEVNRSYKRLYMQMNDQYLKLLGATKYRILVYNGDVDMACNFLGDEWFVDSLCQKVQVARRPWLYTEGGENQIGGFVKEFTNIAFLTVKGAGHMVPMDRPLAAFTMFSRFIKNEPY, from the exons ATGGGGCCGGTGCTGCTGTGCgcgctgctgctggggctgagccgggccgcccccccgggccaCGAGGTGACCTTCCTGCCGGGGCTGGCCAAGCAGCCCTCCTTCCGGCACTTCTCGGGCTACCTCTGCGCCGGGCCGGGCAAGCACCTGCACTACTG GTTTGTGGAGGCCCAGAGCAACCCCCAGAGCAGCCCCCTGGTGCTGTGGCTGAACGGGGGCCCCGGCTGCAGCTCCATGGAAGGCTTCCTGAAGGAGCACGGCCCCTTCCTG ATTGCCAATGTGCTCTACGTGGAGTCCCCCGCTGGCGTCGGCTTCTCCTACTCTGAGGACAAGAAGTACACCACAAACGACACCGAG GTCGCTCACAACAACTACCTGGCGCTGAAGGATTTCCTCCGTCTCTTCCCCGAGTACTCTAAGAATGATCTCTTCCTCACAGGGGAAAGCTATGGGGGGGTCTACATCCCCACGCTGGCGGAGTGGGTGATGCAGGACCCCAGCCTCAACCTGAAG GGAATCGCTGTGGGAAATGGCCTCTCCTCCTATGAGATCAATGACAACTCCCTGGTTTACTTTGCCTATTACCACGGCCTGCTGGGGACCGA GCTGTGGAGAGACTTGCAGGCCTTCTGCTGCTCCCAAGGGAAGTGCAACTTCCACGACAACTCCAACCTGAACTGCACGCTCAAG ATGGAGGAGATGATTCAGATCGTAGAGGAGTCCGGCCTCAACATCTACAACCTCTACGCCCCGTGTGATGGCGGTGTCCCTGGGAGCATGAG GTACGAGGGTGACTATCTCATCACACATGACCTGGGCAACTCCTTTGTCCGGATGCCGATGAGGTTCTCCTGGCGACAG AACCTGTTCCGGATGCCAGTAGCCCGGAAGAAGGTGCGGATGGACCCTCCCTGCACGAACTCCACGGCCCCCAGCATGTATCTGAACTCCCCGGAGGTGAGGAAGGCTCTCCACATCTCCCCTGACGCCCCGGAGTGGCAGGTGTGCAG CTTTGAGGTGAACCGCAGCTACAAGCGCCTGTACATGCAGATGAACGACCAGTACCTGAAGCTGCTTGGAGCCACG AAATACCGGATCCTGGTGTACAACGGGGACGTCGACATGGCCTGCAACTTCCTTGGGGACGAGTGGTTTGTGGACTCCCTGTGCCAGAAG GTGCAGGTGGCTCGCCGGCCCTGGCTCTACACTGAAGGAGGTGAGAACCAGATCGGGGGCTTCGTGAAGGAATTTACCAACATCGCCTTCCTCACCGTCAAG GGAGCCGGCCACATGGTGCCCATGGACCGGCCGCTCGCTGCCTTCACCATGTTCAGCCGCTTCATTAAGAACGAGCCTTACTAG
- the NEURL2 gene encoding neuralized-like protein 2, translated as MAARCRLAARFHRVHGANVRLDASRTRATRVESFANGLCFSQEPLAPGQIFLVEIEEKELGWCGHLRVGLTAHDPQSLEVVPEYSLPDLVNMGDTWVFAITRSHNRVAVDREEARAQSPPWEPFLLIEQVRIPRDTLVGRSRPGRYSHILDDLYKMNVLPATARRSRIGVLYAPQPDGTADMHIVINGEDMGPSARRLPAARPLYAVVDVFASTKSVRVIPVEYGFPSLQTLCRLVIQKHVVHRLAIDGLDLPPPLKSFCKHE; from the exons ATGGCTGCCCGGTGCCGCCTCGCCGCGCGCTTCCACCGCGTCCACGGCGCCAATGTCCGCCTGGACGCCTCGCGCACGCGAGCCACCCGCGTGGAGAGCTTCGCCAACGGGCTCTGCTTCAGCCAGGAGCCGCTGGCACCCGGGCAGATCTTCCTGGTGGAGATCGAGGAgaaggagctgggctggtgcGGGCACCTGCGCGTGGGGCTGACGGCCCACGACCCCCAGAGCCTGGAGGTGGTGCCCGAGTACTCGCTGCCGGACCTGGTCAACATGGGGGACACCTGGGTGTTTGCCATCACGCGGAGCCACAACCGTGTCGCGGTGGACAGGGAGGAGGCGCGGGCACAGAGCCCCCCCTGGGAGCCCTTCCTGCTGATCGAGCAGGTGAGGATCCCCCGCGACACGCTGGTGGGGCGCAGCAGGCCCGGGCGCTACAGCCACATCCTGGACGACCTGTACAAGATGAACGTGCTGCCCGCAACCGCCCGGCGCAGCCGGATTGGTGTGCTGTACGCCCCACAGCCCGATGGCACCGCTGACATGCACATCGTCATCAATGGAGAGGACATGGGGCCGAGCGCCAGGCGCCTGcctgccgcccgcccgctcTACGCCGTGGTCGATGTCTTCGCCTCCACCAAGAGCGTCCGGGTCATCCCGGTGGAATACGGCT TTCCCTCCCTGCAGACCCTCTGCCGGCTGGTCATCCAGAAGCACGTCGTCCACCGCCTGGCCATCGACGGCCTGGACCTGCCCCCGCCGCTGAAGAGCTTCTGCAAACACGAGTGA
- the ZSWIM1 gene encoding zinc finger SWIM domain-containing protein 1 — protein MAQTPPGLGRGSLVAYELSAGGGMASVSFQSAAMGSAFARFPRALLVHRAGGSAGRALYVFLVAGPAPALRGGMARVVHLAVPRDESAGSLARMYGAFRAFNPAWAETRLLLVGPGLPQPPALAQAFPAAEVQLSVFHLCKRLQQQIQRLALEGRVERLILAALRDTVCAATGSSRGKMHALLRDLVTPDLLPQLHIHWLLDDEIWAVHRERTCGESSNYFRDLEIVTQGLSQVFSAGLSLESCITSLAQYYQKCVSKSPPDTAICSAPHPDRCAAQAVPQSLPASRPPLAPLACQGKPSQSSIQASPTTSSLAAPRLPAALQHQPEIPQTLLQSEPASPQSSLDPSSPAAKLEATENPEGDSEEEINRRTEEHIKQSLSDICMEPAARLCLSEFAVVQKSVQLIGTGEDALSIQVLEDAHRVDLKGLSSCTCHFNQVFQLPCRHILAMLNSERKTLQPEMLSRQWQKGCDARQAGQDSADGLLEVLKSSWNESLDKSLVVSFLTAEISRLLTHCSGEEFERRYRTLRELADSWIGPYVKVKL, from the exons ATGGCGCAGACCCCGCCGGGCCTGGGCCGCGGCTCCCTGGTGGCCTACGAGCTGAGCGCGGGCGGCGGCATGGCCTCCGTCAGCTTCCAGAGCGCCGCCATGGGCAGCGCCTTCGCCCGCTTCCCCCGGGCGCTGCTGGTGCACCGGGCTGGCGGGTCGGCGGGCCGGGCGCTCTATGTCTTCCTGGtggccgggccggccccggcaCTGCGGGGCGGCATGGCCAGGGTGGTGCATCTCGCTGTCCCGCGGGACGAGTCGGCAGGAAGCCTGGCCCGCATGTACGGGGCGTTCAGGGCCTTCAACCCCGCCTGGGCCGAGACCCGGCTCCTCCTGGTGGGCCCCGGCCTCCCCCAGCCGCCAGCGCTCGCCCAGGCCTTTCCTGCAGCGGAGGTGCAGCTCTCCGTCTTCCACCTCTGCAAGCGCCTGCAGCAGCAGATCCAGCGGCTGGCCTTGGAGGGCCGCGTCGAGCGCCTGATCCTGGCCGCCCTGCGCGACACCGTGTGCGCAGCCACCGGGAGCAGCCGCGGGAAGATGCACGCCCTCCTGAGGGACCTCGTGACGCCAGACTTGCTGCCTCAGCTCCATATTCACTGGCTGCTCGATGATGAGATCTGGGCCGTGCACAGGGAGAGGACTTGTGGGGAGAGCAGTAACTACTTTAGGGACCTGGAGATTGTCACCCAGGGGTTAAGCCAGGTTTTCAGTGCTGGGCTCTCTCTTGAGAGCTGCATCACCTCCTTAGCCCAGTACTACCAGAAGTGTGTTTCTAAGAGCCCTCCAGATACCGCGATATGCTCTGCTCCCCATCCTGATCGCTGTGCTGCTCAGGCAGTTCCCCAAAGCCTGCCTGCCTCACGTCCGCCTCTCGCCCCTCTGGCGTGCCAGGGTAAGCCATCTCAGAGCTCCATCCAGGCCTCTcccaccaca AGTTCACTGGCAGCTCCTCGGCTCCCTGCGGCTCTTCAGCATCAGCCTGAAATCCCCCAGACTCTCCTCCAGAGCGAGCCTGCGAGCCCTCAGTCCTCATTAGATCCTTCATCTCCTGCGGCTAAGCTGGAGGCCACAGAAAACCCAGAGGGTGACAGCGAGGAGGAGATTAACCGAAGGACTGAAGAACACATCAAGCAGTCTTTGAGTGATATTTGCATGGAGCCCGCTGCCAGGCTGTGCCTGAGTGAGTTTGCGGTGGTTCAGAAGTCGGTGCAGCTGATAGGCACCGGGGAGGACGCTCTCAGCATACAGGTCCTGGAGGATGCCCACAGGGTGGACCTGAAAGGCCTGAGCAGCTGCACTTGCCACTTCAACCAAGTCTTCCAGCTGCCCTGCCGGCACATCCTGGCCATGCTGAATTCAGAGAGGAAGACCTTACAGCCGGAGATGCTCAGCAGACAGTGGCAGAAGGGATGCGATGCCCGTCAGGCTGGGCAAGACAGTGCTGATGGCCTCTTGGAGGTCCTGAAGAGCTCCTGGAATGAGTCGTTGGATAAATCCCTGGTGGTGTCCTTTCTCACGGCAGAGATCAGCCGGCTTCTCACCCACTGCAGTGGGGAGGAGTTTGAGCGCAGGTACAGGACCCTCCGGGAGCTGGCTGACAGCTGGATCGGGCCCTATGTCAAGGTGAAGCTCTAA
- the ZSWIM3 gene encoding zinc finger SWIM domain-containing protein 3: MELGARFRSYEDFRERFRAYKLAQGCRYGLRSCVSVRCHNRQHGTAVREDVMFMQVKFGCGRAQKYSKKRKQQPSLCPAYFVLQYKEDIDQLVISELNSDHIHADPVFSVTRATAATASTAACSSPATKLREQQQVGGTDSSAAADEDSYAVAGQLINEAPALYRAPALPEAVKENASASALVRVAEVMKTFLRADRGSLASISADSDHGLDRLSFQTSKMKSSFMQFPESLLLHRARSEGGHVLYAFLVESKERVGKVVHLSLLKDDTGHSVRKMLTVFKEFNPEWQKVQAVFVDMSFFHKAILHELFPSAQVLLSVYHTVRLLEQNVKEAEISSSLKQNSMLALQKAVFSPSAVSLDALSQLVKCVVSPELYDYLRANWFSCELLWCMHTEKGLHSCGTHMDSLDLITHRISDLFGQQPSLEASVLCFLERADCLDSRGLEGLNWGFSSTKEDSQSSLWEKPDVRTGAAAEPGPVPGSPALAERPEPTGPAVAAGSGCMLAALRESCTDLGYWLCLKEWEVVQTSTQLLSPAPGSLAVRLLEDAHRVSRDCRSCSCGFHRRYRLPCRHVLAVLQAHRGRVEEGMVCRRWQRRYRQLPAAGTGLPGWGGGSAGSRPEGRGERVRSLSLELANLLMQCEGEELEERSSALAAVLAAWTRSPGPREVAGKEPLTPHCSG, from the exons ATGGAGCTGGGAGCCCGCTTCAGGAGCTACGAGGACTTCAGGGAGCGCTTCCGCGCTTACAAGCTGGCGCAGGGGTGCCGCTACGGCCTGCGGAGCTGCGTCTCCGTCCGCTGCCACAACCGGCAGCACGGCACCGCCGTCCGCGAGGATGTCAT GTTCATGCAGGTGAAGTTTGGCTGTGGCCGGGCCCAAAAATACagcaagaagagaaagcagcagcctaGTTTGTGTCCGGCTTATTTTGTATTGCAATATAAGGAGGACATAGACCAGCTTGTGATCAGCGAACTGAACAGCGACCACATCCATGCGGACCCAGTGTTTTCCGTGACCAGAGCCACTGCTGCAACGGCAAGCACAGCGGCATGCAGCAGCCCCGCAACAAAACTACGTGAGCAGCAGCAGGTGGGTGGGACTGACAGCAGTGCTGCGGCAGATGAGGACTCATATGCGGTCGCTGGACAATTGATAAATGAGGCGCCTGCTCTGTACAGGGCTCCTGCACTCCCTGAAGCAGTAAAGGAAAATGCCTCGGCCTCAGCGCTAGTCCGAGTTGCTGAGGTCATGAAAACCTTCCTGAGGGCGGATAGGGGCTCGCTGGCCTCAATTAGTGCCGACAGTGACCACGGCCTGGACAGACTCAGCTTCCAGACCAGCAAGATGAAGAGCTCGTTTATGCAGTTCCCCGAGAGCCTCCTGCTGCACAGGGCGCGGAGCGAGGGGGGACACGTTCTCTACGCTTTCCTTGTAGAGAGTAAGGAGCGAGTGGGGAAAGTGGTGCACTTGTCACTGCTGAAGGATGACACAGGACACAGCGTCAGGAAAATGCTGACCGTCTTCAAGGAGTTCAACCCTGAGTGGCAAAAGGTCCAGGCTGTTTTCGTGGACATGTCCTTCTTTCACAAAGCTATCCTCCATGAGCTCTTTCCCTCTGCCCAGGTGCTCCTTTCTGTCTATCACACCGTCCGACTGCTTGAACAGAACGTGAAGGAAGCAGAAATCTCCTCTTCCCTCAAGCAGAACTCGATGCTGGCCTTGCAGAAGGCCGTGTTTTCCCCTTCGGCTGTAAGTCTGGATGCCCTGTCCCAGCTGGTGAAGTGCGTGGTCAGCCCGGAGCTGTATGACTACCTGCGAGCCAACTGGTTCTCCTGCGAGCTGCTGTGGTGCATGCACACAGAGAAAGGTCTCCACTCCTGCGGCACGCACATGGACAGCCTGGACCTCATCACACACCGAATATCCGATCTCTTTGGCCAGCAGCCGTCCTTGGAGGCGAGCgttctttgttttctggagcGTGCGGACTGCCTTGATTCCAGAGGCTTGGAAGGCCTGAACTGGGGTTTCTCAAGCACCAAGGAAGACAGTCAGAGCAGCCTCTGGGAGAAGCCTGATGTGCGCACTGGTGCTGCAGCGGAACCAGGCCCTGTTCCTGGCTCTCCGGCTCTTGCCGAGCGCCCTGAGCCCACCGGGCCGGCTGTCGCAGCAGGGTCGGGCTGCATGCTGGCCGCGCTCCGGGAGAGCTGCACGGACCTGGGCTACTGGCTGTGCCTGAAGGAGTGGGAGGTGGTGCAGACGTCCACCCAGCTGCTCAGCCCCGCGCCGGGCAGCCTCGCCGTTCGGCTGCTGGAGGACGCGCACCGGGTGAGCCGGGACTGCCGGAGCTGCAGCTGCGGCTTCCACCGCCGCTACCGGCTGCCCTGCAGGCACGTCCTGGCCGTGCTGCAGGCGCACCGGGGCCGCGTGGAGGAAGGCATGGTGTGCAGGCGCTGGCAGAGGAGGTACCGGCAGCTCCCGGCCGCCGGGACCGGCCTcccgggctggggcgggggctCGGCGGGCAGCAGGCCggagggcaggggggagagAGTCCGGTCCCTCAGCCTAGAGCTGGCCAACCTGCTGATGCAGTGCGAgggggaggagctggaggagcgCAGCTCCGCGCTGGCAGCGGTCCTGGCTGCCTGGACTCGGTCACCGGGGCCGCGGGAGGTGGCCGGGAAGGAGCCGCTGACCCCGCACTGCTCTGGGTAA
- the ACOT8 gene encoding acyl-coenzyme A thioesterase 8 encodes MAAPGDAGEPGAGPGPGPVAERPPPPGDLRSVLITSVLNLERLELDLFRGQHHWVPATQRLFGGQIVGQALVAAARAVSRDEQVHSLHCYFVRAGDPKVPVLYEVERTRTGKSFSVRSVKAIQHGKPIFTCQASFQLSQGSPVQHQFTMPTVPPPEELLTQEELIQKFLQNPNLAERYRKHLNKIQAEDVPIEIKPVNPPDIFCSEPQEPKQLFWVRARGYIGETDMKVHCCVAAYISDYAFLGTALLPHRQYRIKFMVSLDHSMWFHAPFRADHWMLYECESPWAGGCRGLVQGRLWRRDGVLAVTCAQEGVIRVEQPPTQSKL; translated from the exons ATGGCGGCTCCGGGCGACGCCGGGGAGCCtggtgcggggccggggccggggccggtggcggagcggccgccgccgcccggggaCCTGCGGAGCGTGCTGATCACGAGCGTGCTGAACCTGGAGCGGCTGGAGCTCGACCTCTTCAG GGGCCAGCACCACTGGGTGCCCGCTACGCAGCGCCTCTTCGGCGGGCAGATCGTGGGCCAGGCCCTGGTGGCGGCCGCCCGCGCCGTTAGCCGCGACGAGCAGGTCCACTCGCTGCACTGCTACTTCGTGCGGGCAg GGGACCCCAAGGTGCCAGTGCTGTACGAGGTGGAGCGGACCCGTACAGGGAAGAGCTTCTCTGTTCGTTCCGTAAAGGCCATCCAGCACGGAAAGCCGATCTTCACCTGCCAGGCCTCCTTCCAGCTCTCCCAGGGGAGCCCAGTGCAGCACCAGTTCACCATGCCTACTGTGCCGCCCCCGGAGGAACTGCTGACGCAAGAGGAGCTCATCCAGAAGTTTCTGCA GAATCCTAACTTGGCGGAGAGATACAGAAAGCATCTCAACAAGATTCAAGCCGAAGATGTGCCGATTGAGATCAAACCTGTGAACCCACCAGATATATTCTGCTCGGAGCCACAGGAGCCGAAGCAGCTCTTCTGGGTGCGAGCACGAGGCTACATAG GAGAGACTGACATGAAGGTGCACTGCTGCGTGGCCGCCTACATCTCCGACTATGCCTtcctgggcacagccctgctcccgCACCGGCAGTACCGCATCAAGTTCATGGTGTCCCTCGACCATTCCATGTGGTTCCATGCGCCCTTCCGAGCGGACCACTGGATGCTGTACGAGTGCGAGAGCCCCTGGGCTG GCGGGTGCCGGGGACTGGTGCAGGGACGGCTCTGGCGCAGGGACGGGGTCCTGGCTGTCACCTGCGCACAGGAAGGAGTCATCAGGGTGGAGCAACCACCAACCCAGAGCAAGCTCTAG
- the SNX21 gene encoding LOW QUALITY PROTEIN: sorting nexin-21 (The sequence of the model RefSeq protein was modified relative to this genomic sequence to represent the inferred CDS: deleted 2 bases in 1 codon), with translation MAARILHRLRHALAGEGGREERARGSSEAEDFPESSELEDDTEGLSTRLSGTLSFTSHEEEEEEEEEEEEGAGEELGEPQQPTGAAAGAEDGGRCWGRCQGGPGRPPGQQHPGGDPRDECGPAAERPGGSLLTRQLQELWRKSRGSLAPQRLLFEVTSASVVSERSSKYVLYTIYLIRSGRFDKAPAAIARRYSDFERLNRRLRCRFGCDMAGITFPRKRLRRNFTAETIAKRSRAFEQFLSHLHSIAEIRRSPEFLEFFFLQDLRAAQRLTCTGMYREALATWANAYRLQDRLGVCGSGRFLLTLAGLAVCHQELDELGEAHGCCEQALQLLEAQGSHPLLGPFLQAHVHLAWKVGKDKRRSEARLQDLREAGPPLQQQPTLKECLIKEPLE, from the exons ATGGCCGCCCGCATCCTGCACCGCCTGCGGCACGCGCTGGCCGGCGAAGGCGGCCGGGAGGAGCGGGCGCGTGGCAGCTCCGAGGCCGAGGACTTCCCGGAGAGCTCGGAGCTGGAGGACGACACGGAGGGGCTGTCGACGCGCCTCAGCGGCACCCTGAGCTTCACCAGccacgaggaggaggaggaggaggaggaggaggaggaggagggtgctggagaggagctgggggagcCGCAGCAGCCGACGGGAGCGGCAGCGGGTGCTGAGGACGGAGGCAGGTGCTGGGGCCGG TGCCAGGGAGGGCCGGGGCGGCCCCCGggacagcagcaccctggggggGACCCACGCGATG AGTGTGGCCCTGCGGCAGAGCGTCCCGGCGGCAGCCTGCTGACCcggcagctgcaggagctgtggaGGAAGTCGCGGGGCAGCCTGGCACCGCAGCGGCTGCTCTTTGAGGTCACCAGTGCCAGCGTGGTCAGCGAGCGCTCCTCTAAGTACGTG CTCTACACCATCTACCTGATCCGCTCTGGCCGGTTTGACAAGGcccccgccgccatcgccagGCGCTACTCGGACTTCGAGCGGCTGAACCGCCGCCTGCGCTGCCGCTTTGGCTGCGACATGGCCGGCATCACCTTCCCCAGGAAGAGGCTGCGCCGGAACTTCACTGCCGAGACCATCGCCAAGCGGAGCCGAGCCTTTGAGCAGTTCCTGTCCCACCTGCACTCCATTGCCGAGATCCGCCGCTCCCCCGAGTTCCTCGAGTTCTTCTTCCTGCAGGACCTGCGGGCCGCACAGCGCCTGACCTGCACCGGCATGTACCGCGAGGCCCTGGCCACCTGGGCCAATGCCTACCGGCTGCAGGACCGGCTGGGGGTCTGCGGCTCCGGCCGCTTCCTCCTGACGCTGGCTGGGCTGGCCGTCTGCCACCAGGAGCTGGACGAGCTGGGCGAGGCCCACGGCTGCTGCGAGCAGgcgctgcagctgctggaggccCAAGGCAGCCACCCGCTGCTGGGGCCCTTCCTGCAGGCCCACGTCCACCTGGCCTGGAAGGTGGGCAAGGACAAGCGGCGCTCAGAGGCCCGGCTGCAGGACCTGCGGGAGGCCGGGCcgcccctgcagcagcagcccacccTGAAGGAGTGCCTGATCAAGGAGCCGCTGGAGTGA
- the TNNC2 gene encoding troponin C, skeletal muscle, translated as LSLALQTDQQAEARAFLSEEMIAEFKAAFDMFDADGGGDISTKELGTVMRMLGQNPTKEELDAIIEEVDEDGSGTIDFEEFLVMMVRQMKEDAKGKSEEELANCFRIFDRNADGFIDIEELGEILRATGEHVTEEDIEDLMKDSDKNNDGRIDFDEFLKMMEGVQ; from the exons CTCTCCCTCGCCTTGCAGACGGACCAGCAGGCCGAAGCCCGCGCCTTCCTCAGCGAGGAGATGATTGCGG AGTTCAAGGCCGCCTTTGACATGTTTGATGCGGATGGCGGCGGGGACATCAGCACCAAGGAGCTGGGGACGGTGATGAGGATGCTGGGCCAGAACCCGACCAAGGAGGAGCTGGACGCCATCATAGAGGAGGTGGACGAGGACG GCAGCGGCACCATCGACTTCGAGGAGTTCCTGGTGATGATGGTGCGCCAGATGAAGGAGGACGCCAAGGGCAAGTCTGAGGAGGAGCTGGCCAACTGCTTCCGCATCTTCGACCG GAACGCGGATGGGTTCATTGACATCGAGGAGCTGGGTGAGATCCTGAGGGCCACCGGGGAGCACGTCACCGAGGAGGACATAGAGGACCTGATGAAGGACTCGGACAAGAACAACGATGGCCGCATCGACTTCGATG AGTTCCTGAAGATGATGGAGGGTGTGCAGTAA